In a genomic window of Lepisosteus oculatus isolate fLepOcu1 chromosome 3, fLepOcu1.hap2, whole genome shotgun sequence:
- the arhgef15b gene encoding rho guanine nucleotide exchange factor 15 isoform X1: MSLPGTAPLPDLKPRFGLPSKPRAKPPVPQKPAPPNGTDCPLAERASEEGGAGKVKRIVSQLCQEEGEKPKREPKRAPTIKPKPPRASRAGKPAVTTAAVAAPPLPLKKSKTLERKEEGGRGGENGAVVPGCQDRGRSDPDGREITIHPSSGEEEEGLCSSAAPPSLSCENNCGCLCHQKWPGMKLVWVPIEEEGGEEEEEEGESETEKGDQGESKIREKQMKDDVDGNTVPLGGPAIPKQESLEMEEESLYETQLMTSADPSAQQEPAVKEPIAKTIPSIVLTKPPRKSKQRASLQPPSSSIEQEDQAPAIPPRVPLIQAGSGRPVSMPTGGRFCGLPISLLPEDCRPLRPLPPADRSLPPSPMVARNSNQQSPNSSGLNSLSSELSQDGDDDDDIGHDWEKVDPVFKEDDSSEWKRLFFCTAVIALSCVRPAGTPPRRMSIDWESRLQDEPLYQTYRASVISKEIKRQTVSRNISKTSQDFTADRLSTLEGRGQHGQSLLWQELPAVKECGILAKLSPAQCKYQESMFEVLTSEASYLRSLKVLIEHFMESRDLDGTLIIREKKILFSNILKIREVSERFLKDLEERVEEYLIIGDICDIIHFHAQHSFPAYIDYVRNQIYQEKTYSHLMQKNVQFAAVIARLQESPQCQRLPFMSFLLLPFQRITRIKMLIENILKRTAEGTKQETNASKALASVSKIIEECNNEVGKMKQMEELIHIHQSLEFDKLKALPIISQNRFLEKRGDLQEMSRGGTLFSLRPKFTPIHLFLFNDLFLITKRSSDRYVVIDHAHRSLVQVQPIDEMSSAQGIDNCFCLTLLENHRGKMFERILKAPTQPDMERWMAAFPNPNNSENTEDETVYEDWDCPQMQCVKQYVAQQADELDLEPTEIINIVRKTNEGWYQGIRLADGQKGWFPAGVVVEITNEHVLRRNLRERYRVIKAAEQFSKSKTAS; encoded by the exons ATGTCCCTCCCGGGGACCGCCCCCCTCCCGGATCTCAAGCCCCGCTTTGGCCTCCCGTCCAAACCCAGAGCCAAACCCCCCGTCCCGCAGAAGCCAGCCCCCCCCAACGGCACGGACTGTCCGCTGGCCGAGAGGGCGAGCGAGGAGGGCGGCGCGGGCAAAGTGAAGAGGATCGTGAGCCAGCTGTGCCAGGAGGAGGGCGAGAAGCCCAAGAGGGAACCGAAGAGGGCCCCCACCATCAAACCCAAGCCCCCCAGGGCATCCCGGGCTGGGAAGCCCGCCGTCACCACTGCCGCGGTCGCTGCCCCCCCACTCCCACTGAAAAAGAGCAAGACGCTGGAGAGGAAGGAGGAGGGAGGAAGAGGTGGAGAGAACGGCGCGGTCGTGCCTGGCTGCCAGGATAGAGGTCGATCAG ATCCAGATGGTAGGGAGATCACTATACATCCCAGCTCCGGAGAAGAAGAGGAGGGGCTGTGCAGCTCAGCAGCGCCCCCTAGCTTGAGCTGTGAAAACAACTGTGGTTGCCTGTGCCACCAGAAATGGCCAGGCATGAAGCTGGTGTGGGTGCCCATCGAAGAGGAAGggggggaggaggaagaggaggagggggagtcTGAGACCGAGAAGGGTGACCAGGGAGAGAGTAAGATAAGGGAGAAGCAAATGAAAGACGATGTTGATGGCAACACCGTTCCTTTGGGTGGACCTGCAATCCCCAAGCAGGAAAGCCTGGAGATGGAGGAGGAGTCTCTGTATGAGACACAGCTGATGACCTCTGCAGACCCCAGCGCGCAGCAGGAGCCAGCGGTCAAGGAGCCCATAGCCAAGACCATCCCATCCATCGTTCTCACCAAGCCGCCCAGGAAAAGCAAACAGAGAGCCTCGCTGCAGCCACCCTCATCCTCCATAGAGCAGGAGGACCAGGCCCCCGCTATTCCTCCCAGAGTACCCCTCATCCAGGCAGGCTCCGGCCGCCCAGTCTCCATGCCCACGGGAGGAAGGTTCTGCGGCCTGCCCATCTCCCTCTTACCTGAGGACTGTCGCCCCCTCCGACCCCTGCCTCCCGCCGATCGCAGCCTGCCGCCCAGCCCCATGGTCGCCAGGAACTCCAACCAGCAGAGCCCAAACAGCAGCGGCCTCAACTCCCTGTCCAGCGAGCTATCCCAAG ATGGAGACGATGATGATGACATCGGGCACGACTGGGAAAAAGTGGACCCTGTCTTCAAAGAAGATGACAG CAGTGAGTGGAAAAGATTGTTTTTCTGCACAGCTGTGATTGCACTCTCCTGTGTCAG GCCCGCAGGCACACCGCCACGGAGAATGTCCATAGACTGGGAGTCCAGACTGCAAGACG AGCCACTCTACCAGACCTACCGGGCCTCCGTCATTTCCAAGGAGATCAAGAGGCAGACCGTCTCCAGGAACATCAGCAAGACCAGCCAGGACTTCACCGCTGACCGGCTGAGCACTCTGGAAGGCCGGGGGCAGCACGGGCAGAGCTTGCTGTGGCAGGAGCTGCCTGCTGTGAAGGAGTGCGGCATCCTGGCGAAGCTCAGTCCCGCCCAGTGCAAGTACCAGGAG AGCATGTTTGAGGTGCTGACGTCAGAGGCCTCGTACCTGCGCTCCCTCAAGGTCCTGATCGAGCACTTTATGGAATCGCGGGACCTGGATGGGACCCTCATAATCCGCGAGAAGAAGATCCTCTTCTCCAACATCCTGAAGATCCGCGAGGTCAGCGAGAG GTTCCTCAAAGATCTGGAGGAAAGGGTCGAAGAGTACCTGATCATTGGCGACATCTGTGATATCATACACTTCCATGCTCAGCACAGCTTCCCTGCGTACATCGACTACGTGCGCAACCAGATCTACCAGGAGAAGACCTACAGCCACCTCAT GCAGAAGAACGTGCAGTTTGCCGCGGTGATTGCCCGGCTGCAGGAGTCTCCGCAGTGCCAGCGGCTGCCCTTCATGTCCTTCCTGCTGCTGCCCTTCCAGAGGATCACCCGCATCAAGATGCTCATCGAG AACATCTTGAAGAGGACGGCCGAGGGGACCAAGCAGGAGACGAATGCCTCCAAGGCGCTGGCCTCGGTCTCCAAG ATCATCGAGGAGTGCAACAATGAGGTGGGAAAGATGAAACAGATGGAGGAGCTGATACATATCCACCAGTCACTGGAGTTTGACAAACTCAAG GCCTTGCCCATCATCTCCCAGAACCGCTTTCTGGAGAAACGCGGGGATCTGCAGGAGATGTCTCGGGGTGGGACCCTGTTCAGCTTAAGGCCCAAATTCACCCCTATCCACCTCTTCCTCTTCAATGATCTCTTCCTCATCACCAAGAGAAG CTCAGACCGTTATGTTGTGATTGACCATGCCCACCGCTCGCTGGTGCAGGTCCAGCCTATTGACGAGATGTCCTCAGCACAGGGGATAGACAACTGCTTCTGCCTCACGCTGCTGGAGAACCACCGGGGCAAGATGTTCGAGCGCATCCTTAAAGCCCCCACACA GCCAGATATGGAGCGCTGGATGGCAGCATTCCCCAACCCCAACAACTCTGAGAACACGGAGGACGAGACGGTGTATGAGGACTGGG ATTGTCCCCAGATGCAGTGTGTGAAACAGTATGTGGCTCAGCAAGCTGACGAGCTGGATCTGGAGCCCACGGAAATCATCAACATTGTGCGCAAAACCAATGAAG GCTGGTACCAAGGCATCCGGCTCGCCGATGGCCAGAAGGGCTGGTTTCCCGCCGGAGTCGTCGTGGAGATCACCAACGAGCATGTGCTGAGAAGGAACCTCCGGGAGCGGTACAGGGTGATCAAAGCAGCTGAACAGTTTTCCAAGTCCAAGACTGCCTCCTAG
- the arhgef15b gene encoding rho guanine nucleotide exchange factor 15 isoform X2, which yields MSLPGTAPLPDLKPRFGLPSKPRAKPPVPQKPAPPNGTDCPLAERASEEGGAGKVKRIVSQLCQEEGEKPKREPKRAPTIKPKPPRASRAGKPAVTTAAVAAPPLPLKKSKTLERKEEGGRGGENGAVVPGCQDRGRSDPDGREITIHPSSGEEEEGLCSSAAPPSLSCENNCGCLCHQKWPGMKLVWVPIEEEGGEEEEEEGESETEKGDQGESKIREKQMKDDVDGNTVPLGGPAIPKQESLEMEEESLYETQLMTSADPSAQQEPAVKEPIAKTIPSIVLTKPPRKSKQRASLQPPSSSIEQEDQAPAIPPRVPLIQAGSGRPVSMPTGGRFCGLPISLLPEDCRPLRPLPPADRSLPPSPMVARNSNQQSPNSSGLNSLSSELSQDGDDDDDIGHDWEKVDPVFKEDDSEWKRLFFCTAVIALSCVRPAGTPPRRMSIDWESRLQDEPLYQTYRASVISKEIKRQTVSRNISKTSQDFTADRLSTLEGRGQHGQSLLWQELPAVKECGILAKLSPAQCKYQESMFEVLTSEASYLRSLKVLIEHFMESRDLDGTLIIREKKILFSNILKIREVSERFLKDLEERVEEYLIIGDICDIIHFHAQHSFPAYIDYVRNQIYQEKTYSHLMQKNVQFAAVIARLQESPQCQRLPFMSFLLLPFQRITRIKMLIENILKRTAEGTKQETNASKALASVSKIIEECNNEVGKMKQMEELIHIHQSLEFDKLKALPIISQNRFLEKRGDLQEMSRGGTLFSLRPKFTPIHLFLFNDLFLITKRSSDRYVVIDHAHRSLVQVQPIDEMSSAQGIDNCFCLTLLENHRGKMFERILKAPTQPDMERWMAAFPNPNNSENTEDETVYEDWDCPQMQCVKQYVAQQADELDLEPTEIINIVRKTNEGWYQGIRLADGQKGWFPAGVVVEITNEHVLRRNLRERYRVIKAAEQFSKSKTAS from the exons ATGTCCCTCCCGGGGACCGCCCCCCTCCCGGATCTCAAGCCCCGCTTTGGCCTCCCGTCCAAACCCAGAGCCAAACCCCCCGTCCCGCAGAAGCCAGCCCCCCCCAACGGCACGGACTGTCCGCTGGCCGAGAGGGCGAGCGAGGAGGGCGGCGCGGGCAAAGTGAAGAGGATCGTGAGCCAGCTGTGCCAGGAGGAGGGCGAGAAGCCCAAGAGGGAACCGAAGAGGGCCCCCACCATCAAACCCAAGCCCCCCAGGGCATCCCGGGCTGGGAAGCCCGCCGTCACCACTGCCGCGGTCGCTGCCCCCCCACTCCCACTGAAAAAGAGCAAGACGCTGGAGAGGAAGGAGGAGGGAGGAAGAGGTGGAGAGAACGGCGCGGTCGTGCCTGGCTGCCAGGATAGAGGTCGATCAG ATCCAGATGGTAGGGAGATCACTATACATCCCAGCTCCGGAGAAGAAGAGGAGGGGCTGTGCAGCTCAGCAGCGCCCCCTAGCTTGAGCTGTGAAAACAACTGTGGTTGCCTGTGCCACCAGAAATGGCCAGGCATGAAGCTGGTGTGGGTGCCCATCGAAGAGGAAGggggggaggaggaagaggaggagggggagtcTGAGACCGAGAAGGGTGACCAGGGAGAGAGTAAGATAAGGGAGAAGCAAATGAAAGACGATGTTGATGGCAACACCGTTCCTTTGGGTGGACCTGCAATCCCCAAGCAGGAAAGCCTGGAGATGGAGGAGGAGTCTCTGTATGAGACACAGCTGATGACCTCTGCAGACCCCAGCGCGCAGCAGGAGCCAGCGGTCAAGGAGCCCATAGCCAAGACCATCCCATCCATCGTTCTCACCAAGCCGCCCAGGAAAAGCAAACAGAGAGCCTCGCTGCAGCCACCCTCATCCTCCATAGAGCAGGAGGACCAGGCCCCCGCTATTCCTCCCAGAGTACCCCTCATCCAGGCAGGCTCCGGCCGCCCAGTCTCCATGCCCACGGGAGGAAGGTTCTGCGGCCTGCCCATCTCCCTCTTACCTGAGGACTGTCGCCCCCTCCGACCCCTGCCTCCCGCCGATCGCAGCCTGCCGCCCAGCCCCATGGTCGCCAGGAACTCCAACCAGCAGAGCCCAAACAGCAGCGGCCTCAACTCCCTGTCCAGCGAGCTATCCCAAG ATGGAGACGATGATGATGACATCGGGCACGACTGGGAAAAAGTGGACCCTGTCTTCAAAGAAGATGACAG TGAGTGGAAAAGATTGTTTTTCTGCACAGCTGTGATTGCACTCTCCTGTGTCAG GCCCGCAGGCACACCGCCACGGAGAATGTCCATAGACTGGGAGTCCAGACTGCAAGACG AGCCACTCTACCAGACCTACCGGGCCTCCGTCATTTCCAAGGAGATCAAGAGGCAGACCGTCTCCAGGAACATCAGCAAGACCAGCCAGGACTTCACCGCTGACCGGCTGAGCACTCTGGAAGGCCGGGGGCAGCACGGGCAGAGCTTGCTGTGGCAGGAGCTGCCTGCTGTGAAGGAGTGCGGCATCCTGGCGAAGCTCAGTCCCGCCCAGTGCAAGTACCAGGAG AGCATGTTTGAGGTGCTGACGTCAGAGGCCTCGTACCTGCGCTCCCTCAAGGTCCTGATCGAGCACTTTATGGAATCGCGGGACCTGGATGGGACCCTCATAATCCGCGAGAAGAAGATCCTCTTCTCCAACATCCTGAAGATCCGCGAGGTCAGCGAGAG GTTCCTCAAAGATCTGGAGGAAAGGGTCGAAGAGTACCTGATCATTGGCGACATCTGTGATATCATACACTTCCATGCTCAGCACAGCTTCCCTGCGTACATCGACTACGTGCGCAACCAGATCTACCAGGAGAAGACCTACAGCCACCTCAT GCAGAAGAACGTGCAGTTTGCCGCGGTGATTGCCCGGCTGCAGGAGTCTCCGCAGTGCCAGCGGCTGCCCTTCATGTCCTTCCTGCTGCTGCCCTTCCAGAGGATCACCCGCATCAAGATGCTCATCGAG AACATCTTGAAGAGGACGGCCGAGGGGACCAAGCAGGAGACGAATGCCTCCAAGGCGCTGGCCTCGGTCTCCAAG ATCATCGAGGAGTGCAACAATGAGGTGGGAAAGATGAAACAGATGGAGGAGCTGATACATATCCACCAGTCACTGGAGTTTGACAAACTCAAG GCCTTGCCCATCATCTCCCAGAACCGCTTTCTGGAGAAACGCGGGGATCTGCAGGAGATGTCTCGGGGTGGGACCCTGTTCAGCTTAAGGCCCAAATTCACCCCTATCCACCTCTTCCTCTTCAATGATCTCTTCCTCATCACCAAGAGAAG CTCAGACCGTTATGTTGTGATTGACCATGCCCACCGCTCGCTGGTGCAGGTCCAGCCTATTGACGAGATGTCCTCAGCACAGGGGATAGACAACTGCTTCTGCCTCACGCTGCTGGAGAACCACCGGGGCAAGATGTTCGAGCGCATCCTTAAAGCCCCCACACA GCCAGATATGGAGCGCTGGATGGCAGCATTCCCCAACCCCAACAACTCTGAGAACACGGAGGACGAGACGGTGTATGAGGACTGGG ATTGTCCCCAGATGCAGTGTGTGAAACAGTATGTGGCTCAGCAAGCTGACGAGCTGGATCTGGAGCCCACGGAAATCATCAACATTGTGCGCAAAACCAATGAAG GCTGGTACCAAGGCATCCGGCTCGCCGATGGCCAGAAGGGCTGGTTTCCCGCCGGAGTCGTCGTGGAGATCACCAACGAGCATGTGCTGAGAAGGAACCTCCGGGAGCGGTACAGGGTGATCAAAGCAGCTGAACAGTTTTCCAAGTCCAAGACTGCCTCCTAG
- the arhgef15b gene encoding rho guanine nucleotide exchange factor 15 isoform X3: protein MSLPGTAPLPDLKPRFGLPSKPRAKPPVPQKPAPPNGTDCPLAERASEEGGAGKVKRIVSQLCQEEGEKPKREPKRAPTIKPKPPRASRAGKPAVTTAAVAAPPLPLKKSKTLERKEEGGRGGENGAVVPGCQDRGRSDPDGREITIHPSSGEEEEGLCSSAAPPSLSCENNCGCLCHQKWPGMKLVWVPIEEEGGEEEEEEGESETEKGDQGESKIREKQMKDDVDGNTVPLGGPAIPKQESLEMEEESLYETQLMTSADPSAQQEPAVKEPIAKTIPSIVLTKPPRKSKQRASLQPPSSSIEQEDQAPAIPPRVPLIQAGSGRPVSMPTGGRFCGLPISLLPEDCRPLRPLPPADRSLPPSPMVARNSNQQSPNSSGLNSLSSELSQDGDDDDDIGHDWEKVDPVFKEDDRPAGTPPRRMSIDWESRLQDEPLYQTYRASVISKEIKRQTVSRNISKTSQDFTADRLSTLEGRGQHGQSLLWQELPAVKECGILAKLSPAQCKYQESMFEVLTSEASYLRSLKVLIEHFMESRDLDGTLIIREKKILFSNILKIREVSERFLKDLEERVEEYLIIGDICDIIHFHAQHSFPAYIDYVRNQIYQEKTYSHLMQKNVQFAAVIARLQESPQCQRLPFMSFLLLPFQRITRIKMLIENILKRTAEGTKQETNASKALASVSKIIEECNNEVGKMKQMEELIHIHQSLEFDKLKALPIISQNRFLEKRGDLQEMSRGGTLFSLRPKFTPIHLFLFNDLFLITKRSSDRYVVIDHAHRSLVQVQPIDEMSSAQGIDNCFCLTLLENHRGKMFERILKAPTQPDMERWMAAFPNPNNSENTEDETVYEDWDCPQMQCVKQYVAQQADELDLEPTEIINIVRKTNEGWYQGIRLADGQKGWFPAGVVVEITNEHVLRRNLRERYRVIKAAEQFSKSKTAS from the exons ATGTCCCTCCCGGGGACCGCCCCCCTCCCGGATCTCAAGCCCCGCTTTGGCCTCCCGTCCAAACCCAGAGCCAAACCCCCCGTCCCGCAGAAGCCAGCCCCCCCCAACGGCACGGACTGTCCGCTGGCCGAGAGGGCGAGCGAGGAGGGCGGCGCGGGCAAAGTGAAGAGGATCGTGAGCCAGCTGTGCCAGGAGGAGGGCGAGAAGCCCAAGAGGGAACCGAAGAGGGCCCCCACCATCAAACCCAAGCCCCCCAGGGCATCCCGGGCTGGGAAGCCCGCCGTCACCACTGCCGCGGTCGCTGCCCCCCCACTCCCACTGAAAAAGAGCAAGACGCTGGAGAGGAAGGAGGAGGGAGGAAGAGGTGGAGAGAACGGCGCGGTCGTGCCTGGCTGCCAGGATAGAGGTCGATCAG ATCCAGATGGTAGGGAGATCACTATACATCCCAGCTCCGGAGAAGAAGAGGAGGGGCTGTGCAGCTCAGCAGCGCCCCCTAGCTTGAGCTGTGAAAACAACTGTGGTTGCCTGTGCCACCAGAAATGGCCAGGCATGAAGCTGGTGTGGGTGCCCATCGAAGAGGAAGggggggaggaggaagaggaggagggggagtcTGAGACCGAGAAGGGTGACCAGGGAGAGAGTAAGATAAGGGAGAAGCAAATGAAAGACGATGTTGATGGCAACACCGTTCCTTTGGGTGGACCTGCAATCCCCAAGCAGGAAAGCCTGGAGATGGAGGAGGAGTCTCTGTATGAGACACAGCTGATGACCTCTGCAGACCCCAGCGCGCAGCAGGAGCCAGCGGTCAAGGAGCCCATAGCCAAGACCATCCCATCCATCGTTCTCACCAAGCCGCCCAGGAAAAGCAAACAGAGAGCCTCGCTGCAGCCACCCTCATCCTCCATAGAGCAGGAGGACCAGGCCCCCGCTATTCCTCCCAGAGTACCCCTCATCCAGGCAGGCTCCGGCCGCCCAGTCTCCATGCCCACGGGAGGAAGGTTCTGCGGCCTGCCCATCTCCCTCTTACCTGAGGACTGTCGCCCCCTCCGACCCCTGCCTCCCGCCGATCGCAGCCTGCCGCCCAGCCCCATGGTCGCCAGGAACTCCAACCAGCAGAGCCCAAACAGCAGCGGCCTCAACTCCCTGTCCAGCGAGCTATCCCAAG ATGGAGACGATGATGATGACATCGGGCACGACTGGGAAAAAGTGGACCCTGTCTTCAAAGAAGATGACAG GCCCGCAGGCACACCGCCACGGAGAATGTCCATAGACTGGGAGTCCAGACTGCAAGACG AGCCACTCTACCAGACCTACCGGGCCTCCGTCATTTCCAAGGAGATCAAGAGGCAGACCGTCTCCAGGAACATCAGCAAGACCAGCCAGGACTTCACCGCTGACCGGCTGAGCACTCTGGAAGGCCGGGGGCAGCACGGGCAGAGCTTGCTGTGGCAGGAGCTGCCTGCTGTGAAGGAGTGCGGCATCCTGGCGAAGCTCAGTCCCGCCCAGTGCAAGTACCAGGAG AGCATGTTTGAGGTGCTGACGTCAGAGGCCTCGTACCTGCGCTCCCTCAAGGTCCTGATCGAGCACTTTATGGAATCGCGGGACCTGGATGGGACCCTCATAATCCGCGAGAAGAAGATCCTCTTCTCCAACATCCTGAAGATCCGCGAGGTCAGCGAGAG GTTCCTCAAAGATCTGGAGGAAAGGGTCGAAGAGTACCTGATCATTGGCGACATCTGTGATATCATACACTTCCATGCTCAGCACAGCTTCCCTGCGTACATCGACTACGTGCGCAACCAGATCTACCAGGAGAAGACCTACAGCCACCTCAT GCAGAAGAACGTGCAGTTTGCCGCGGTGATTGCCCGGCTGCAGGAGTCTCCGCAGTGCCAGCGGCTGCCCTTCATGTCCTTCCTGCTGCTGCCCTTCCAGAGGATCACCCGCATCAAGATGCTCATCGAG AACATCTTGAAGAGGACGGCCGAGGGGACCAAGCAGGAGACGAATGCCTCCAAGGCGCTGGCCTCGGTCTCCAAG ATCATCGAGGAGTGCAACAATGAGGTGGGAAAGATGAAACAGATGGAGGAGCTGATACATATCCACCAGTCACTGGAGTTTGACAAACTCAAG GCCTTGCCCATCATCTCCCAGAACCGCTTTCTGGAGAAACGCGGGGATCTGCAGGAGATGTCTCGGGGTGGGACCCTGTTCAGCTTAAGGCCCAAATTCACCCCTATCCACCTCTTCCTCTTCAATGATCTCTTCCTCATCACCAAGAGAAG CTCAGACCGTTATGTTGTGATTGACCATGCCCACCGCTCGCTGGTGCAGGTCCAGCCTATTGACGAGATGTCCTCAGCACAGGGGATAGACAACTGCTTCTGCCTCACGCTGCTGGAGAACCACCGGGGCAAGATGTTCGAGCGCATCCTTAAAGCCCCCACACA GCCAGATATGGAGCGCTGGATGGCAGCATTCCCCAACCCCAACAACTCTGAGAACACGGAGGACGAGACGGTGTATGAGGACTGGG ATTGTCCCCAGATGCAGTGTGTGAAACAGTATGTGGCTCAGCAAGCTGACGAGCTGGATCTGGAGCCCACGGAAATCATCAACATTGTGCGCAAAACCAATGAAG GCTGGTACCAAGGCATCCGGCTCGCCGATGGCCAGAAGGGCTGGTTTCCCGCCGGAGTCGTCGTGGAGATCACCAACGAGCATGTGCTGAGAAGGAACCTCCGGGAGCGGTACAGGGTGATCAAAGCAGCTGAACAGTTTTCCAAGTCCAAGACTGCCTCCTAG
- the LOC107076610 gene encoding uncharacterized protein — translation MASPVATAAGRVIDRQANGEAAGEGHLGDSGELKRGSDQGFAGLSTHMRQVQRPAVLPCLSSRTLPHPSFYSLYVAMGSVHGARNRSGHPDRQPVPAMCPADFYYTDPMLPPGSRICNTMSQLEVLECCQLNTPPPIMSACQAPPPGPNPFSSAPHPVRQLGQPTWDRKWRPRETPQSVGSRRIGIVQLNPEEDQAVTSLLRLHYDQFPVERNAGEPVLSPLQDKIPLGDSTVYPDSECGANDLPRTPTDATLFPAAESCTSGGHSEEEMEAVHALLELEGRGLCYPLEEGPGRSAPESPEEFGDGDTSEPGNGESIFFAAHLPREPDSLPAGCPELEDWPVTSDQLAAGVWGSLGRESSDASQPDPSLSLALDGRAGAGEGDVVKERSKVASVAGVQPAQCQPVLESLPGLQPYQVEGLTAGEGWNEREEEFRGLEGGRSQALPDLCLFSDWQGSLGQTV, via the exons ATGGCTTCCCCTGTTGCCACGGCAGCTGGCAGGGTGATTGACAGGCAGGCCAATGGGGAAGCAGCCGGCGAGGGACACCTGGGGGACTCTGGGGAGCTGAAGAGGGGCTCTGACCAGGGCTTCGCTGGCCTCTCCACTCACATGCGGCAG GTCCAGCGGCcggctgtcctgccctgcctCTCATCGCGGACTCTCCCTCACCCCTCCTTCTACTCGCTGTACGTGGCCATGGGGTCCGTGCACGGAGCTCGGAATCGCAGCGGTCACCCCGACAGGCAGCCAG TGCCCGCAATGTGTCCAGCTGATTTCTACTACACAGACCCCATGTTGCCTCCAGGGAGCCGGATCTGCAATACCATGTCTCAGCTAGAG GTCCTTGAGTGCTGCCAGCTCAACACGCCTCCACCAATCATGTCTGCATGCCAGGCGCCCCCTCCAGGTCCCAACCCCTTCAGCTCCGCACCCCATCCCGTCAGGCAACTGGGACAACCGACCTGGGATAGGAAATGGCGTCCCCGCGAAACTCCACAGTCTGTTGGGTCGAGACGGATCGGGATCGTCCAGCTCAACCCAGAGGAGGACCAGGCGGTCACCAGCCTGCTGCGGCTCCATTATGATCAGTTCCCTGTAGAGAGGAATGCCGGGGAACCCGTGCTTTCTCCCCTGCAGGACAAGATTCCACTGGGAGATTCCACAGTGTATCCCGATTCGGAATGTGGTGCGAATGACCTGCCCCGGACCCCCACAGACGCAACCCTTTTCCCTGCAGCAGAGTCTTGCACGTCAGGAGGGCACTCTGAGGAGGAGATGGAGGCGGTACACGCGTTGCTGGAACTGGAAGGCAGGGGCCTGTGCTATCCTCTAGAGGAAGGGCCTGGAAGATCTGCCCCCGAGAGCCCTGAGGAATTCGGAGACGGAGACACAAGTGAGCCTGGAAACGGGGAATCGATCTTCTTTGCAGCACATTTACCCAGAGAACCGGATTCCCTGCCAGCTGGCTGCCCAGAGCTGGAGGACTGGCCTGTGACAAGTGATCAGCTGGCTGCAGGAGTGTGGGGGAGTCTGGGGAGAGAGTCCAGTGACGCCAGCCAGCCAGACCCCAGCCTTTCTTTGGCCTTAGATGGCAGAGCTGGAGCTGGGGAGGGAGACGTTGTGAAAGAGAGAAGCAAGGTGGCTTCGGTGGCTGGCGTCCAGCCAGCCCAGTGCCAGCCTGTGCTTGAGAGCCTGCCTGGCTTGCAGCCTTACCAGGTAGAAGGTCTGACAGCTGGGGAAGGCTGGAATGAAAGGGAAGAGGAATTTCGTGGTCTGGAAGGTGGAAGGTCGCAGGCCTTGCCAGATCTTTGTCTGTTCTCAGACTGGCAAGGCTCATTGGGCCAGACTGTTTGA